The Anticarsia gemmatalis isolate Benzon Research Colony breed Stoneville strain chromosome 1, ilAntGemm2 primary, whole genome shotgun sequence sequence GCTTAATTACTTATGTAACAGTTGATGCTAATTGCTAGATAGATGGCTTattaaggcttgctacacacatattcggatTGGCATGGTCGGTTTGGTTGGAAACAATTACTCCGGCCTTGTTCGGCATGTGCCAATCGGTTAGTTCCTACGGAACCGATCATCGCAATTCGGTTTCAACAATGAGGCGCGGCGTTGTCGAGCATCATTTTTACCCAatattcatatacatacattcgATATTACCCGCCCAGCTAGGCTGATTAATGCCAActcgaatatgtgtgtagcaagcctaacacACAAAAAGTTGATTGTAACGCTTCACAGAATATTGCGTTAGTTAGTAACATGACTTAGTAAAATTGTCGTATCGTAGACACTGATATTTCTATGGTTCAATTCACGCCGGTATGGCAGCGGTCGATAGCGCAACTTGAATAGTCACTGTGGCAATTCATTTTGAACACTCTATCAGTTTAGTTTAAAGATCAGAATTGCTTGTAAAAAATCATGATGTCAACTGATAGTGGGATAACATTTGAATTATttcgttaaattaaaaatactcgaataaaatttgaatcaaattaaaaatactcttttgaataaattttctaGCTACATGACTGGATAtacatgtaatatttattaagactTAATAACACATAATCGATAAAGGCAAACGACGAAGAAAACTGCACACAAGTCAGATTTTGCAAATACTTTGAAAGATATGTGCAGATAGTAGCAGCGCCCACTCAGTGGCGTACATAAGTGCCTGACTAATGCCTACTAATCCTTAAATTGTATTTGGTTTGTGATAGGAcagataaaaaacataaaaatattaccaacATTTGATTGCAACTCTACGCGAAATATTTAGTAGCTAGCTTATCTTAATCATGCATAATGTACCTGTTGTCTTTAGAACTAGTTAAATAGTTCTACGAAAACTCAGTGAATGCCAACTTAATCACTGAAAACGTCTAGATTTGaacgaaattaatataaaagtatagaGATGTTTCTCACCGTGAGGGAGCTCTTGGTACCGACAATCTCAGCCTTGTTGCTCATAGTCGCACGAGTATGTGCCGATAGTGTCGCGGTTCTGCCATCCTTGTACTTGAGTGCGCAAGATATGGACTCGTCGACGCCCACCTTGCTCAGGTGGCCTGTACACACGATGTCAGTCGGCGGCTCCTTGTATATGAACTGCACTAGTTGCAACATATAGATACCCAGGTCTAACACGGCACCGCCACCCAAGTCTTTCATTCTGAAATACTCAGCATATTAGATAAAACGCAATCTCTACGCAAATAGAATGTATTTACACAAATAGTGATGGCATAAAGCAttattaaaaaagcagtgataataaatatcttacaaGTTCCTCTCAATGTCGTTAATTTCGACCCCAAACTGAATGCTGATATGATAGATGTCCCCAAGCCCGCCAGAAGATATGTGCTGATTCAAAGCGTCGTAAGCAGGGAAGAACCTCGACCACATCCCTTCAAGGAGGAACAGTTTGTTTTCCCGCGCCAGGTCCACCAGAGattttgtctgtttgtatgtcATGCCCATAGGCTTTTCGCATAGCACGTGTTTACCGTTCTCTAGCATTAGTTTAGTTATTTCGTAATGTTGCAAATTGAGTACACTCACGAATACAATGTCTGGAAACAAGAGAAATGTATGCGTAAATGTTGGAACTTGAGCTTCGTAAATGAACTTGTTTTGCATGTCGGCATAGAGATAGGTGTGTGCCGCCTTGAGATATAACCTCGTCGCTCCAACAGGCATTatcgttattatttatatgtacataacaCACATATGATAATTGTGTTAGTAGGAAAATATACGGAAGTTAAGataaatataggtacctactaaagggtgtgaaattacttttgattatttagcctataaaatatttaagagtaAAAAACTAAAACGCATTTAAAGAAGGAAGAAACATGTTCAATCATTTATCTCTTCATGATCCTTCCTTAGCTGTCCATCACAGATAAAGAATGGCGTTAAGctgtattacataaaaaatgataaatgattcaaatcggaaaaaatattgatttcggAACTCTATCAGGTTGTCGGGTTCtttagtttctttttaataCGTACATTTACAACAATCGGATGTGCTTTTAGCACTACCGTAAGGTACCTACtctatataaattttgtatgaatactATGTATAAGCGCTTTGTTAATTAAGTTGTTTAGAACCAGTTCCTTCATCTGAATATGAATATGTTCATGGCATAGGAAAGAATAAAGCGTTCGTTCCGTGTACTTAGAAATAATTGATGTTTCATTTCATACGCAAACGCTTTCAAGCATGCTAATAAACAGGCGTGTTAGTAGATCGGCTTTATATCCATGGTAATTGAATGGTCGAGGAAGTGTCACAGCCATTGAGCTGTAATGACCCGGCtcgttacattttatttgtttactgaGTTTGTGTAAACAATAGGAGGTTTTGTTACCTATAGATTCATCACGCGCGAGCGACTCGTAGCCTTCGTATGCCGTGTTGATTTTGTGGAGCGTGGCCAATCTATGGACACGTTCTAGATCTTTGCCGGCCACCGCCACGGCCTTGTGTTGCTCCGCCGGCAACGTCCCCATCGCCGTGAGGAAGTCGTGGGCTATCATACCCACCCCCGCTATACCCCATTTCAGCTGCATAACCATCTGGAAAAGTACAGAGATATCGttaactaatatttaatttcaaactgtCGTAGATTTTCACATGATAAGATTATACTTGTTCAAATTGATTACCTACGTCATAGTGATTGAAGGGCATCacgtctaaataaataaaataaatcgatcATATAAATGCAATTATCGTAGCACTGATAAGTTAGAATATAGTAATACGATAATTGGATTTATATGTTAAGAATGCAACTATATCGACGACACGACTTACTTGAAAGCCTCGTGAGGTGATTTTACTTGGAAAATCGACACCTGAGTGACTGAACGTAGGTAAATTAGAGCTAAGTT is a genomic window containing:
- the LOC142976195 gene encoding trans-1,2-dihydrobenzene-1,2-diol dehydrogenase-like; protein product: MVMQLKWGIAGVGMIAHDFLTAMGTLPAEQHKAVAVAGKDLERVHRLATLHKINTAYEGYESLARDESIDIVFVSVLNLQHYEITKLMLENGKHVLCEKPMGMTYKQTKSLVDLARENKLFLLEGMWSRFFPAYDALNQHISSGGLGDIYHISIQFGVEINDIERNLMKDLGGGAVLDLGIYMLQLVQFIYKEPPTDIVCTGHLSKVGVDESISCALKYKDGRTATLSAHTRATMSNKAEIVGTKSSLTLDYFWCPTVLHISAANNTEWSLPKGKYKFHFHNSAGLSYEIQECWDCISKGLLESPKMSLDETVLLSKLTDTMRAQLGVLELELN